Proteins encoded together in one Planctopirus ephydatiae window:
- a CDS encoding serine/threonine-protein kinase encodes MPAENRPASSNSPESVPKDATPVSIPVISARERLNSLKDLGRYKIERKIGQGGMGTVFLAKDTELKRLAAIKILPEDKAQNPILVKRFRAEAQAAAQLRHDNIVTVYDSGEQDGLLYIAMEYVDGPDVFDLIQKRGRIAPRRSLDIIRQTTLALQHAYEKNIVHRDIKPSNLMIRRDGVVKITDLGLARSIDETLETNITRAGTTVGTVDYMSPEQARNSKLADIRSDIYSLGCTWYHMLTGTAPYAEGAVTNKLHAHAVKPIPDPRDINPEVPEGFVAVLQRMMAKKPADRYQTPAELLKDLDAPSLKRVSAADEIAREVARELESDEALTSARENVSSSGRQKLATSGGHQSSSGGNSRPVEHRESRPAESREEGHKPSTLPPRRAPAEGDPSAPISFDFRKLVIPLVAIAGVGALIWFGKTLADFGNVFGLGSTPVPAPVQGSFFQNNGSETAVTTPTQATPAEAAAGADQSATGTNPSPGQNSAQAQQAGASNNMSPTTTAPPIVAEQAKLPEVPKPSLTELPRWTLEPFSQTGLPVITVSTSASGPGTAKTITEAIKRITPAGAILKLSSKERHDLPTGLSIRTERLLITGDQGFATIHLLPEADGSSETTVKKSTAGEAAAGNGAKPLVPGLTIISKQVQLEKLHWLAEADVSTRLNALVRVESPRLTIRESSMTALLGSNANQERAPESLLTAVDWQNTANGATFDRGGQLLIDTLFTRGAQLGAVSISGGASQGVLRQSLFLGGDVPLVRLNSAGSNGSPNVGTNGSEVRRALLLQHVTALTSDSIVEITPPAEGQPVDGLWLGLSESVFAAMSTGKKTSSLIRAAGWPQNPNRQADESRLVDFSIASERNLCCGLSRLYDSGESTGLQVTDPLTWRRFFATDFDGQARPALWPGNSLPVNPAEIEKWSPALVDTSAIPDAPLSKNSAILGCDVTLLLTPALTDQSWSKVSTPLLKLRQQLDTANPKETTALDLATYGNDLGQLLSRSDIPQNGHLEITGFGIRTMTPVILKNRRLILTFNSPPDKAPLVIQPKPAGDKKGLFEVEGGSLEIRHAVLRGVGGGKPAPENFFVSRGGTIICRHVKIEGGMTEDWQPKDIFHLTGSGKGELNLGFVESVAQSPGRFATLQGVQSSALLLQAGIVSGVANFHVEPGLSNGTDWHQIDLRHATLLAGEGVFRLFGTAEDFRYPPVIAPDDQRKSKPQGSVRIVTDTSILGKLSGFGRSGQPAALIEVPELADLTRWAEWHSRETAIGPLPDLLIRSARRQIPLESTAWQNAWTNPSNTNLIMSPGFVAFAKTLPGQPREWKELVTNQFQLSAAAQASKAGEGGLPLGVTMEALEEIGPLKKGKPASSNTEKSNTKTNPGF; translated from the coding sequence TTACATTGCCATGGAATATGTCGATGGCCCAGATGTCTTTGATCTGATTCAAAAGCGCGGACGAATTGCTCCCCGCAGGTCATTGGATATCATCCGCCAGACCACACTGGCTCTGCAGCATGCTTACGAGAAGAACATTGTTCATCGAGATATCAAACCATCGAACCTGATGATCCGGCGGGATGGTGTTGTCAAAATCACCGATCTGGGTCTGGCCCGTTCGATTGATGAGACACTTGAAACAAATATCACGCGTGCCGGTACCACTGTCGGCACAGTCGATTACATGTCTCCCGAGCAAGCCCGCAATAGCAAGCTGGCCGATATCCGCAGTGATATCTATTCACTGGGGTGCACCTGGTATCACATGCTCACAGGGACAGCTCCTTATGCGGAAGGTGCTGTCACCAACAAATTGCATGCACATGCGGTCAAACCCATTCCCGATCCACGCGATATCAATCCCGAAGTCCCTGAAGGATTTGTCGCTGTTCTGCAGCGGATGATGGCGAAGAAGCCAGCTGATCGATATCAGACACCTGCTGAACTTCTCAAAGATCTCGATGCACCCTCGCTGAAACGAGTCAGTGCGGCGGATGAGATTGCCCGCGAAGTGGCGCGAGAACTGGAATCCGATGAAGCTCTGACGTCTGCCAGGGAAAACGTTTCCAGTTCTGGTCGACAAAAACTCGCCACTTCGGGAGGACACCAATCGTCGTCTGGCGGGAACTCGCGACCTGTTGAACATAGAGAATCCCGACCTGCTGAAAGTCGCGAAGAAGGTCATAAGCCCTCCACTTTGCCACCCCGGCGCGCACCGGCTGAGGGCGATCCTTCAGCCCCGATTTCTTTTGACTTCCGTAAGCTCGTCATCCCACTGGTGGCGATTGCAGGTGTGGGAGCACTCATCTGGTTCGGAAAGACATTGGCCGATTTTGGCAATGTCTTTGGACTTGGCAGCACACCCGTACCGGCACCTGTGCAGGGTTCCTTCTTTCAAAACAATGGATCTGAGACGGCAGTCACCACTCCCACTCAGGCGACACCTGCCGAAGCGGCAGCCGGAGCAGACCAGTCCGCGACAGGTACGAATCCATCTCCAGGCCAGAATTCCGCTCAAGCTCAACAGGCCGGAGCGAGCAACAACATGTCTCCGACAACCACGGCTCCGCCGATTGTGGCTGAACAAGCAAAGCTCCCGGAAGTTCCCAAACCCTCGCTGACAGAACTTCCCCGCTGGACACTCGAACCTTTTTCTCAAACCGGTTTGCCAGTGATTACTGTCTCCACCTCGGCATCCGGCCCGGGGACAGCCAAAACCATCACGGAAGCGATCAAACGAATTACTCCTGCAGGCGCGATCCTGAAGCTCTCCTCAAAAGAGCGTCACGACCTCCCCACAGGCTTATCCATTCGTACCGAACGGCTGTTGATTACGGGTGATCAAGGCTTTGCCACAATTCATCTGCTCCCCGAAGCCGATGGATCATCCGAGACTACAGTAAAGAAAAGCACCGCTGGAGAAGCTGCTGCAGGAAATGGCGCAAAGCCACTCGTCCCGGGATTGACCATTATTTCTAAGCAGGTGCAGTTGGAGAAATTGCACTGGCTGGCGGAAGCTGATGTCTCGACGCGCCTGAATGCACTGGTTCGTGTCGAATCCCCCCGGCTGACAATCCGTGAATCCTCGATGACAGCCCTCCTCGGATCCAATGCCAATCAAGAGCGTGCGCCGGAGAGTCTGCTCACTGCAGTTGACTGGCAGAACACAGCGAACGGTGCCACGTTCGACCGTGGCGGGCAGTTGCTGATCGATACGTTGTTCACTCGTGGTGCACAACTGGGGGCAGTCTCGATTTCTGGCGGTGCCAGTCAGGGCGTGCTCAGGCAATCTTTGTTTTTAGGTGGAGACGTTCCTCTGGTGCGTCTGAATTCTGCTGGTTCGAACGGCAGCCCAAATGTCGGCACCAATGGGTCCGAAGTTCGCCGGGCATTGCTTCTCCAGCACGTCACCGCCTTGACGAGTGATTCGATCGTTGAGATTACGCCACCTGCCGAAGGTCAACCTGTTGATGGTTTGTGGCTGGGTCTGTCGGAGAGCGTGTTTGCTGCGATGTCGACAGGTAAGAAGACTTCCTCGCTGATTCGAGCGGCTGGTTGGCCGCAGAATCCGAATCGTCAGGCCGATGAATCGCGCCTTGTCGATTTTTCGATTGCCAGCGAACGCAATCTGTGTTGTGGATTATCGAGATTATACGACTCGGGTGAAAGCACAGGGCTGCAGGTGACAGACCCTCTGACCTGGAGAAGGTTCTTTGCCACCGATTTTGATGGGCAAGCTCGACCAGCGTTATGGCCCGGGAATTCACTCCCTGTGAATCCTGCTGAAATCGAAAAATGGTCGCCAGCTCTGGTCGATACATCGGCGATCCCAGACGCTCCGCTCTCGAAAAACTCAGCCATACTGGGCTGTGATGTCACTCTACTTTTGACCCCGGCATTGACCGATCAGAGTTGGTCAAAAGTTTCGACACCACTGCTCAAACTCAGGCAGCAACTGGACACCGCAAACCCTAAAGAGACGACTGCACTCGATCTTGCCACTTACGGAAACGATCTGGGCCAGCTCCTTTCGCGGTCGGATATACCTCAGAACGGGCATCTGGAAATCACCGGGTTTGGCATACGGACGATGACCCCTGTCATTCTCAAGAATCGACGGCTGATCCTCACGTTTAACTCTCCGCCGGATAAGGCCCCGCTGGTCATCCAGCCCAAACCTGCCGGGGATAAGAAAGGCCTCTTTGAAGTCGAAGGAGGCTCGCTGGAAATTCGTCATGCGGTTCTGAGAGGAGTTGGCGGTGGAAAACCAGCGCCCGAGAACTTCTTCGTCAGTCGAGGTGGCACCATCATCTGCCGCCATGTGAAAATCGAAGGCGGGATGACCGAAGACTGGCAACCGAAAGATATCTTCCATTTGACCGGCAGTGGCAAAGGCGAACTCAATCTGGGTTTTGTCGAATCCGTGGCTCAATCGCCCGGTCGATTCGCAACTTTGCAAGGTGTGCAATCTTCAGCCCTGCTGCTGCAAGCCGGCATTGTGAGTGGTGTGGCCAATTTTCATGTGGAGCCGGGACTCTCCAATGGTACAGACTGGCATCAGATCGATCTCAGGCATGCGACGTTATTGGCAGGAGAAGGTGTCTTCCGCCTGTTTGGCACCGCAGAGGATTTTCGCTATCCACCGGTGATCGCACCGGATGATCAGCGGAAGTCAAAGCCCCAGGGCAGTGTTCGCATCGTGACGGATACAAGTATCCTGGGGAAACTCAGTGGTTTTGGTCGCTCAGGTCAGCCAGCGGCACTGATCGAAGTCCCCGAACTGGCTGATCTCACCCGCTGGGCCGAATGGCATAGTCGTGAAACAGCGATCGGGCCACTCCCTGATCTGCTGATTCGCTCAGCCAGACGGCAGATTCCTCTGGAATCGACTGCGTGGCAGAATGCCTGGACGAACCCCTCGAACACCAATCTGATCATGTCACCCGGGTTTGTGGCCTTTGCAAAGACCTTGCCGGGCCAGCCACGCGAGTGGAAAGAGTTGGTCACCAATCAGTTTCAGCTTTCAGCAGCCGCCCAAGCCTCCAAAGCGGGGGAAGGAGGACTCCCCCTGGGTGTCACGATGGAAGCACTGGAGGAAATTGGGCCGCTCAAGAAAGGGAAACCTGCCTCTTCAAATACAGAGAAGTCGAACACCAAAACCAATCCTGGTTTTTAG
- a CDS encoding DUF1559 family PulG-like putative transporter: MNSSPIADHPLFPSALAQRGPSRSRSGFTLIELLVVIAIIALLIALLLPAVQQAREAARRTQCLSALHNLILAFENYESAHRSYPSGWLDSGNVCTEALSFPEPAQIPLAGNQVLTLTNWTMPDFWAWNALVLAQLDQSTININFGIPRLDSNNSCTPVAQNLQAAQTKIDIFICPSATLPNARPNNYGYSTYRGAAGTSDSNGPRYNGMLYRNSAVGKRDVTDGLGQTIVVGDSLFGFWSDGYSCCVSYPDGQQQLFDFHAANGTINLFSFGSNHGQIANFAMADGSGKSISKAIDSTIFRALQTRNGRENVGDNF, encoded by the coding sequence ATGAATAGCTCACCCATTGCGGATCATCCCCTTTTCCCTTCGGCTCTGGCACAACGCGGCCCGTCCCGAAGTCGCAGTGGATTCACTCTCATTGAACTGCTGGTGGTGATCGCCATTATTGCCCTGCTGATTGCCTTGTTATTGCCTGCTGTTCAACAGGCCCGCGAAGCCGCTCGACGCACTCAATGCCTGAGTGCTCTGCATAACCTGATTCTGGCCTTCGAGAACTACGAAAGTGCCCATCGCTCCTATCCTTCCGGATGGCTCGATTCCGGCAATGTGTGTACCGAAGCACTTTCCTTCCCTGAACCTGCTCAAATTCCACTGGCAGGCAATCAGGTGCTCACTTTGACCAACTGGACCATGCCCGATTTCTGGGCCTGGAATGCTCTGGTACTGGCGCAGCTCGACCAATCGACCATCAACATCAACTTTGGCATCCCCAGGCTCGATTCCAACAACAGTTGCACGCCAGTCGCCCAGAATCTGCAGGCCGCACAGACCAAGATCGACATCTTTATCTGCCCCAGTGCGACATTGCCCAATGCCCGCCCGAACAACTACGGTTATTCCACCTACCGTGGTGCTGCCGGTACTTCGGATTCCAATGGCCCCCGCTACAATGGCATGCTCTATCGCAACAGTGCCGTCGGCAAGCGCGACGTGACGGATGGCCTGGGCCAGACGATTGTCGTGGGGGATTCGCTCTTTGGCTTCTGGTCGGATGGTTACAGCTGCTGTGTTTCTTACCCGGATGGTCAGCAGCAATTGTTTGATTTCCATGCCGCCAATGGAACCATCAACCTGTTCTCCTTCGGCAGCAACCATGGCCAGATTGCGAACTTTGCGATGGCTGATGGTTCTGGAAAGTCGATCTCGAAAGCGATCGACAGCACGATCTTCCGCGCCTTGCAGACACGCAATGGCCGCGAGAATGTTGGCGACAACTTCTAA
- a CDS encoding sugar phosphate isomerase/epimerase family protein, translating into MPAPLSRREWIATTAAAAMTAGTALTSQTVLAEGVNWQAEDAPPKITRRQPIGVSTYSFWQFKPDQKLSIEDCIQKSSAYGFDGVEILHRQMTDETPAGLRSIKQVALREGMPLVGLSTHQTFVSPKPEVRTKNIEHTIHCLELAHDLGIPTIRVNTGTWGTRKNFDDLMAHKGIEEVLEGYTVDQGFEWVIDAFGECARAAEKLGVVMGLENHWGLGRTADGVLRVIDAVKSPWLEATVDTGNFLEEQYTQFEKLLPHAVLIQAKTYYGGGNWYTLDLDYGRYAQLIKASGYRGFVSLEFEGKANASVAIPQSLAMLRAAFAG; encoded by the coding sequence ATGCCTGCACCTCTTTCACGTCGGGAATGGATCGCGACCACTGCAGCCGCTGCCATGACTGCCGGAACGGCACTCACTTCGCAGACAGTTCTTGCTGAAGGAGTCAATTGGCAAGCCGAGGATGCCCCACCAAAAATCACTCGCCGGCAACCCATTGGCGTTTCGACCTATTCCTTCTGGCAGTTCAAACCGGATCAGAAACTTTCAATTGAAGATTGCATTCAGAAATCTTCCGCCTACGGCTTCGATGGTGTCGAGATTCTGCACCGGCAGATGACGGACGAAACACCCGCTGGTCTGCGCTCCATCAAGCAAGTGGCACTTCGAGAAGGGATGCCGCTGGTTGGACTTTCGACCCATCAGACGTTTGTCTCTCCCAAGCCTGAAGTGCGTACAAAGAACATCGAACACACGATTCATTGCCTCGAACTGGCACACGATCTGGGCATTCCCACCATTCGCGTCAACACCGGCACCTGGGGAACACGCAAGAACTTCGACGACCTGATGGCCCACAAAGGAATCGAGGAAGTTCTTGAGGGCTATACCGTTGACCAAGGATTTGAGTGGGTGATCGACGCGTTTGGTGAATGTGCCCGGGCTGCGGAAAAGCTGGGTGTGGTGATGGGGCTGGAAAATCACTGGGGGCTGGGCCGCACTGCGGATGGAGTGCTGCGGGTGATTGATGCGGTCAAATCTCCGTGGCTGGAGGCGACGGTCGATACGGGCAACTTTCTGGAAGAGCAGTACACGCAATTCGAAAAACTGTTGCCGCACGCCGTGCTGATACAGGCCAAGACTTATTACGGCGGCGGGAACTGGTACACACTGGACCTCGATTACGGCCGCTACGCTCAGTTGATCAAAGCTTCGGGATATCGCGGATTTGTCTCGCTGGAATTCGAGGGCAAAGCGAATGCTTCCGTGGCCATTCCTCAAAGCCTCGCGATGCTCCGCGCTGCCTTTGCGGGGTAG